The following are encoded together in the Rhinopithecus roxellana isolate Shanxi Qingling chromosome 5, ASM756505v1, whole genome shotgun sequence genome:
- the PIF1 gene encoding ATP-dependent DNA helicase PIF1, translating to MLSGMETAAGEYEDSELRCRVAVEELSPGGQPRRRQALRTAKLSLGRNERRELMLRLQAPGPAGRPRCFPLRAARLFTRFAGAGRSTLRLPAHGVPGAGAVQLLLSDCPPDRLRRFLRTLRLKLAAAPGPGPASARAQLLGPRPRDFVTISPVQPEERRLGAATRVPDTTLVKRPAEPQTGTEPSTEAPRWPLPVKRLSLPSTKPQLSEEQAAVLRAVLKGQSIFFTGSAGTGKSYLLKRILGSLPPTGTVATASTGVAACHIGGTTLHAFAGIGSGQAPLAQCVALAQRPGVRQGWLNCQRLVIDEISMVEADLFDKLEAVARAVRQQNKPFGGIQLIICGDFLQLPPVTKGPQPPRFCFQAKSWKRCVPVTLELTKVWRQADQTFISLLQAVRLGRCSDEVTHQLQATASHKVGRDGIVATRLCTHQDDVALTNERRLQELPGKVHRFEAMDSNPELASILDAQCPVSQLLQLKLGAQVMLVKNLSVSRGLVNGARGVVVGFEAEGRGLPQVRFLCGVTEIIRADRWTVQATRNQLLSRQQLPLQLAWAMSIHKSQGMTLDCVEISLGRVFASGQAYVALSRARSLQGLRVLDFDPMAVRCDPRVLHFYATLQRGRGLSLESPDDDEAASDQENVDPNL from the exons ATGCTGTCGGGCATGGAGACGGCGGCAGGGGAATACGAGGACTCGGAGCTGCGGTGCCGCGTGGCTGTGGAGGAGCTGAGCCCGGGCGGGCAGCCGCGAAGGCGCCAGGCGCTGCGCACCGCGAAGCTGAGCCTGGGTCGCAACGAGCGCCGCGAGTTGATGCTGCGGCTACAAGCGCCAGGGCCCGCGGGGCGGCCGCGCTGCTTCCCTCTGCGCGCCGCGCGCCTCTTCACGCGTTTCGCCGGGGCAGGGCGCAGCACCCTGCGGCTCCCCGCCCACGGCGTCCCCGGGGCCGGCGCAGTGCAGCTGCTGCTCTCGGACTGCCCCCCAGACCGCCTGCGCCGCTTCCTGCGCACATTGCGCCTCAAACTGGCTGCGGCCCCGGGTCCCGGGCCGGCCTCCGCCAGAGCACAGCTGCTGGGCCCAAGGCCCCGCGACTTCGTCACCATCAGCCCTGTGCAGCCCGAGGAGCGGCGGCTCGGGGCGGCCACCCGGGTTCCGGACACTACGCTGGTGAAGCGGCCTGCGGAGCCCCAGACTGGGACCGAGCCTAGCACA GAAGCCCCAAGGTGGCCCCTGCCTGTGAAGAGGCTGAGCTTGCCCTCCACCAAGCCACAGCTTTCTGAAGAACAAGCTGCTGTGCTGAGGGCCGTCCTGAAAGGCCAGAGCATCTTTTTCACTGGGAGTGCAG GAACAGGGAAGTCATATCTCCTGAAGCGAATCCTGGGCTCACTGCCCCCCACAGGCACTGTGGCCACTGCCAGCACTGGGGTGGCAGCCTGCCACATCGGGGGCACCACCCTCCATGCCTTTGCAG GCATCGGCTCAGGCCAGGCTCCTCTAGCCCAGTGTGTGGCCCTGGCCCAAAGGCCAGGCGTGCGGCAGGGCTGGCTGAACTGCCAGCGGTTGGTCATTGACGAGATCTCAATGGTGGAGGCAGACCTGTTTGACAAACTGGAGGCCGTGGCCAG AGCTGTCCGGCAGCAGAACAAGCCATTTGGAGGGATCCAGCTCATCATCTGTGGGGACTTTCTACAGCTGCCACCTGTGACCAAGGGCCCCCAGCCCCCACGGTTCTGCTTCCAG GCCAAGAGCTGGAAGAGGTGTGTGCCAGTGACCCTGGAGCTGACCAAggtgtggaggcaggcagatcagacCTTCATCTCTCTACTGCAGGCTGTGAGGCTGGGCAG GTGTTCAGATGAGGTGACCCACCAGCTCCAGGCCACAGCTTCCCACAAGGTGGGAAGAGATGGGATTGTGGCCACGAGGCTCTGCACCCACCAGGATGACGTGGCCCTCACCAACGAGAGGCGGCTTCAGGAGCTGCCAG GTAAGGTACACAGATTTGAGGCTATGGACAGCAACCCTGAGCTGGCCAGTATCCTGGATGCCCAGTGTCCCGTTAGCCAGCTCCTTCAACTAAAGCTGGGGGCCCAG GTGATGCTGGTCAAAAACCTATCGGTGTCTCGGGGCCTGGTGAATGGCGCCCGAGGGGTGGTAGTCGGGTTCGAGGCAGAAGGGAGAG GGCTACCCCAGGTGCGGTTCCTGTGTGGAGTCACTGAGATCATCCGCGCTGACCGCTGGACGGTGCAGGCCACCAGGAACCAGCTCCTCAGCCGGCAGCAGCTGCCCCTCCAGCTGGCCTGGGCGATGTCTATCCACAAGAGCCAA GGCATGACCCTGGATTGTGTGGAGATTTCTCTGGGCCGTGTGTTTGCCAGTGGCCAGGCCTACGTGGCCCTTTCCCGGGCCCGCAGCCTGCAGGGCCTACGTGTGCTGGACTTTGACCCTATGGCAGTTCGCTGTGACCCCCGTGTGCTGCACTTCTATGCCACCCTGCAGAGGGGCAGGGGCCTCAGTCTG GAGTCCCCAGATGATGATGAGGCAGCCTCAGACCAGGAGAACGTGGACCCAAACCTCTGA